In the Corythoichthys intestinalis isolate RoL2023-P3 chromosome 12, ASM3026506v1, whole genome shotgun sequence genome, one interval contains:
- the LOC130927192 gene encoding endoribonuclease YbeY-like isoform X4, whose product MGVVVRNLQKVVPLRRARLRKDVNTLRHILGIQKFDLGVICVDNRRMQHINNIYRKKDEPTDVLSFLFHEGLRPGKMPCPLHRDELNLGDIFLGVEYVMKQCQEESIDLHAALTWRPTVSATCSATDMKQRKNGASNSGGQK is encoded by the exons atgggGGTAGTggtacggaatctccaaaaggtGGTGCCTCTTCGCCGCGCTCGGCTCCGCAAGGATGTAAACACGCTCAGGCACATTTTGGGCATCCAGAAGTTCGATTTGGGCGTCATTTGTGTGGATAACCGCAGAATGCAGCACATTAATAATATTTACAGGAAGAAAGACGAGCCCACTGATGTCCTGTCGTTTCTATTCCATGAG GGCCTACGACCCGGTAAGATGCCGTGTCCCCTCCATAGAGACGAACTGAACCTCGGGGACATCTTCCTTGGCGTGGAGTATGTGATGAAACAGTGTCAGGAAGAGTCCATCGATCTGCACGCTGCCCTCACT TGGCGGCCCACGGTATCTGCCACCTGCTCGGCTACAGACATGAAACAGAGGAAGAATGGAGCGAg CAACTCCGGAGGACAAAAGTag
- the LOC130927192 gene encoding endoribonuclease YbeY-like isoform X3 — translation MGVVVRNLQKVVPLRRARLRKDVNTLRHILGIQKFDLGVICVDNRRMQHINNIYRKKDEPTDVLSFLFHEGLRPGKMPCPLHRDELNLGDIFLGVEYVMKQCQEESIDLHAALTWRPTVSATCSATDMKQRKNGARCCRKKATF, via the exons atgggGGTAGTggtacggaatctccaaaaggtGGTGCCTCTTCGCCGCGCTCGGCTCCGCAAGGATGTAAACACGCTCAGGCACATTTTGGGCATCCAGAAGTTCGATTTGGGCGTCATTTGTGTGGATAACCGCAGAATGCAGCACATTAATAATATTTACAGGAAGAAAGACGAGCCCACTGATGTCCTGTCGTTTCTATTCCATGAG GGCCTACGACCCGGTAAGATGCCGTGTCCCCTCCATAGAGACGAACTGAACCTCGGGGACATCTTCCTTGGCGTGGAGTATGTGATGAAACAGTGTCAGGAAGAGTCCATCGATCTGCACGCTGCCCTCACT TGGCGGCCCACGGTATCTGCCACCTGCTCGGCTACAGACATGAAACAGAGGAAGAATGGAGCGAg ATGCTGCAGAAAGAAAGCTACATTCTAA
- the LOC130927192 gene encoding endoribonuclease YbeY-like isoform X1 has product MGVVVRNLQKVVPLRRARLRKDVNTLRHILGIQKFDLGVICVDNRRMQHINNIYRKKDEPTDVLSFLFHEGLRPGKMPCPLHRDELNLGDIFLGVEYVMKQCQEESIDLHAALTVVAAHGICHLLGYRHETEEEWSEQLRRTKVVVFCLKKDCISHEDQHTPAQCRKIMISQSAAADELKAISVSSSCVKNK; this is encoded by the exons atgggGGTAGTggtacggaatctccaaaaggtGGTGCCTCTTCGCCGCGCTCGGCTCCGCAAGGATGTAAACACGCTCAGGCACATTTTGGGCATCCAGAAGTTCGATTTGGGCGTCATTTGTGTGGATAACCGCAGAATGCAGCACATTAATAATATTTACAGGAAGAAAGACGAGCCCACTGATGTCCTGTCGTTTCTATTCCATGAG GGCCTACGACCCGGTAAGATGCCGTGTCCCCTCCATAGAGACGAACTGAACCTCGGGGACATCTTCCTTGGCGTGGAGTATGTGATGAAACAGTGTCAGGAAGAGTCCATCGATCTGCACGCTGCCCTCACT GTAGTGGCGGCCCACGGTATCTGCCACCTGCTCGGCTACAGACATGAAACAGAGGAAGAATGGAGCGAg CAACTCCGGAGGACAAAAGTagtagtgttttgcctcaagaaagactgcatttcccatgaggaccagcacacacccgcacagtgtcgtaaaatcatgatctcacAGTCGGCTGCAGCAGATGAATTAAAAGCCATTTCTGTTTCGAGCAGCTGTGTGAAGAATAAATAG
- the LOC130927192 gene encoding endoribonuclease YbeY-like isoform X2, whose protein sequence is MGVVVRNLQKVVPLRRARLRKDVNTLRHILGIQKFDLGVICVDNRRMQHINNIYRKKDEPTDVLSFLFHEGLRPGKMPCPLHRDELNLGDIFLGVEYVMKQCQEESIDLHAALTVVAAHGICHLLGYRHETEEEWSEMLQKESYILREYTRLTGQHLLPMMKPCHQDT, encoded by the exons atgggGGTAGTggtacggaatctccaaaaggtGGTGCCTCTTCGCCGCGCTCGGCTCCGCAAGGATGTAAACACGCTCAGGCACATTTTGGGCATCCAGAAGTTCGATTTGGGCGTCATTTGTGTGGATAACCGCAGAATGCAGCACATTAATAATATTTACAGGAAGAAAGACGAGCCCACTGATGTCCTGTCGTTTCTATTCCATGAG GGCCTACGACCCGGTAAGATGCCGTGTCCCCTCCATAGAGACGAACTGAACCTCGGGGACATCTTCCTTGGCGTGGAGTATGTGATGAAACAGTGTCAGGAAGAGTCCATCGATCTGCACGCTGCCCTCACT GTAGTGGCGGCCCACGGTATCTGCCACCTGCTCGGCTACAGACATGAAACAGAGGAAGAATGGAGCGAg ATGCTGCAGAAAGAAAGCTACATTCTAAGGGAGTACACCAGACTGACAGGCCAACATTTGCTTCCAATGATGAAGCCATGCCATCAGGACACGTGA